The Pseudomonas oryzicola genomic sequence CTGGGTTCGGCACCAGTTGCTCGAAGTTACCACCGGTCGCACCGGTAATCGTGGTGCTGACGGTCGAGCCGTTGTTGTAGACGTCGTTGGCCGGGGTCTCGAAATCGACACTGCCCTGGGTCTTGCCGGCTTCAACGGTGATGGTCTGGCCGTTGGACAGGGTCACGGTCACCGGGGTCTGGGCTGGATTGCTCAGGGTCACGGTGTAGGTGATGACGCCACCTTCGGTCACCGACGGGGTAGCCGTCAGGGTCGCAGTCGTGGTGTCGATGGTATCGGTAACCTGGGTAACCGCTGGCGTTTGCGGCACTGTCACCGTCAAACCATTGCCTCCGCTGGTACCCGTCACGGCCGTCGAAATCTGACCACCGTCGATATAGGGAGTGTCGTTAGCCGGGACCACAACATTGACACTACCGCTGGTCTGCCCGGCAGGAATGACGATTACGGCACCATTGGACAGGGTGACGATCAGGTTGCTGGTCGGTGCCTGACCAACCGTGGCGGTATAGACAATAACGCCGCCCGCTTCGCTGATTGAAGGTGTAGCGCCCAAGACCAGGTCGGTAATGACATTAGTTTCCGTCGTCGGCGTGGTCACCAGGTTGTTGCTGGTGGTGTCCAGTACGCCAACCTCTTGGTCACCCGGCGCCGCAGCGAAGCCCAGCCCTTCAGTCTGGAAGCCGACGGTAGGGTCAACCCGGCCTGCTGTTTCTTCGAGCATGACGAAGCTGTGGCCACCGCCCAACGCACCACCACCGCCCGACGCCGATGGGCCAGCCGCAGTCGCTTCCAGCTCGGTAGTCGGGTCGACACCGGCAGCGATCGCTTGTTGCAACTCTTCCACCGACGGTGCGGCCTGGGCAGTCGCCTGGCTCAGGTCGGCGCTGCTGTCAGGTGCATCAGCGCTCCATTGGCTATCGCGCCCCAGGTCGAGCAAACGGCCATCGGCCAGCTCCAGAGTAACTGCGCCGCCCGGGCCGGTGAGCACTTCCTCACCGGCCAACAGACGATCCCCTTCAATCAGTACACGCCGGATGCCCTCTGGGGATACCGCAATAACCTGGCCGACAATACTTTTGACGATGGCTACAACGCTGCTCATTGGACTCTCCGTGTGACCCGATGGGTACTTCCATGCCAGAGCGGCACTCGCAAGCCACTTCAGGCGGAACTATGTCGATGATCTCTTGACGCTTTTTTGCGTCAATATTTCGTCTATAACGATTCGGTATTGAATAACTGCCAAACTATTGACCTTATACATGCCATCCTAAACAATCGGCAATGTAATGTCACATTGATATTTGAACCCTAGCCAAACGTTTCCTGGGAACAACTGCCGCACATCATCAAAAGCGTTTTCACTGCTTGGATAAAGTGCGATCTTTCATACGGCCGCAGTCGCATATTTGGCGTCAGCGCAACCGCCCAGCGGTGAATTTCTGTCACCCACGTGTTGGCGAGAACTCCAAGCACAAACCTTGCCTAATAGCAGGCCGACAAAGCCCTAAAGGCTGACCGGATCAGGCTTGCAGGACAATCCGACTGGCAGCAGCTCGCAGCGCTACCTAACCCGGTTGAGCGTTTTGCCTTGGATCAAAGAGATAACGAAGAACTGCGCGAATACTTGCCAACCCGTCAATCAGAAAGCACTGCGAACCTGCACGACCAGATCTGACTGAAGCCCATTTTCAATATATGAATTTTGACTAATAAGCCACCAAAAACCGTCAACGCGCCAGCGCCTGATTCCTGACGGCTGGATAAGTCGATACCGATCGCAATCTGTCGCCAAAGGGAAGGCAGGCTATGCTGCAATTAGCTTCGCCCGCATGCCGACTGTTTCAAAACCGAGACAATCCCAACCAGGCATCGTCTGGTAAGAATGAAGACCGAAGAATTGTTTACTCAATATCGATTCAAGGCGACCATTGGCCGGTTGCCCAAGCGTCAGATGCCGTAGCCTCAAGACCACTGCCTGGCAGCAGCATTTGAACGCCAGGGTGAGCCAACCAACGTAATCGGCGGCTCACCCACCCCACCCACCACAAGGATGAAGAGAGCGCCGCGTGGAATCCGAAGTCAGTCGAGTCCAACTCAGCCACGATCCACGCAGTCAGCATGACGATCCTCTGCTGGATAGTCTGTTGAGCCTGTGTGTCTTGCACCAGAAACCAGCCAGCCGGGTCATGCTAACCACCGGCCTGCCGCTGCCTGCCCAGCGCCTGAGCCCCGAGCTGCTGCCGCGCGCAGCCGCCAGAGCCGGACTGCAAGGGCGCCTGCTGCAGCGCAAACTGGAACAGATCCCGAGCATCGCCATGCCGGCCATGCTGCTGCTCAAGGAAGGCCGCAGCGCCGTCCTGCTGGGCTGGGAAAACGAAGACACTGCACGTCTGCTACTCAGCGAGAGCGATGGTGGCGAGGTGCATGTCAGCCGCGAAGCCCTGCAGA encodes the following:
- a CDS encoding retention module-containing protein; the protein is MSSVVAIVKSIVGQVIAVSPEGIRRVLIEGDRLLAGEEVLTGPGGAVTLELADGRLLDLGRDSQWSADAPDSSADLSQATAQAAPSVEELQQAIAAGVDPTTELEATAAGPSASGGGGALGGGHSFVMLEETAGRVDPTVGFQTEGLGFAAAPGDQEVGVLDTTSNNLVTTPTTETNVITDLVLGATPSISEAGGVIVYTATVGQAPTSNLIVTLSNGAVIVIPAGQTSGSVNVVVPANDTPYIDGGQISTAVTGTSGGNGLTVTVPQTPAVTQVTDTIDTTTATLTATPSVTEGGVITYTVTLSNPAQTPVTVTLSNGQTITVEAGKTQGSVDFETPANDVYNNGSTVSTTITGATGGNFEQLVPNP